Below is a window of Janthinobacterium lividum DNA.
CGTTCTTGAACCTGCACCGCCTGGGCGCGCAGCCGCCCGACGTGGTGCAAGCCAGCCTGGCGCTGGTGCAGCGCTTCCACGCCATCGCCCCCATCAAGGTGCTCACCATGGCGCCGGAAATCCCCGGCCATCTGGAACTGATCCCGCAACTGGCGGCGATGGGCATCCGCGTGCAGATCGGCCACAGCGCCGGCACGTATGACGAAGGCGTGGCGGCGCTGAAAGCCGGCGTCTCCGGTTTTACCCACCTGTACAACGGCATGACGGGCATGACCCATTACGACCCGGGCATGGTGGGCGCGGCGCTGGCGCATGCCGAGTACGCGGAAATCATCCCCGACCTGCAGCATGTGGCCAAGGGCGCCCTGCGCGCAGCCCTGCGCGCCATCCCGCGCCTGTACGGCGTGACGGACGCCACCTCGGCCACCGGCATGCCCGATGGCGAATATGGACTGGGCACGCAGCGCGTGTATAAATGCCTGGGCTGCGTGCGCCTGGCCACGGGTTCGCTGGCTGGCAGCGTGCTGACCATGGACCAGGCCCTGCGCAATTTCGTCGACCTGGGCCTGGACCTGGCCGACGCCTCGAACCGCTTGTCGCTGTACCCGGCCGACTACCTGGGCGAATCCGAACGGGGCCGATTGGCGCCCGGCGCCTGGGCCGACATCGTCGTCCTCGATTCCACACTACAGCCAGTGTCCGTCTTCGTCGAAGGCGCGGCCATCGATCTTTCCACCCGCTAGACCCAGCCCCCAACCTCAACCCCGTCCCGGAGTTTTCATGCACGACACGTCACACAAGGCCCCCGTGTGGGCCATGCGCTACCTGCTATTTATTGCCGGCATGGGGGGATTGCTGTACGGCATAGACATCGGCATCATCGCCGGCGCCCTGCCCTACCTGGAATCGACGGCCTCCGTGGCCTGGAAACTGACGGCCCAGCAGCTGAGCTTTATCGTCGCCGCCGTGCTCTTGGGTTCAGTCCTCTCCTCGCTGTTCGCCGGCGCCCTGGCCGACCTGCTGGGCCGTCGCTGGGTGATGTTCCTGGCCGGCGCCCTGTTCAGCGCCAGCATCCCGCTGATCGCCCTGGCCGACGGCTACACGCCGCTGCTGCTGGGCCGTTTGTTGCAAGGCATCAGCGGCGGCTTGATCGGCGTCGTCGTGCCCCTGTACCTGGCCGAATGCCTGCCCGCGCAACAGCGTGGACGGGGCGCGGCTCTATTCCAGCTGCTGCTGACCATCGGCCTGGTGGCCGCCGCCCTGATCGGCCTGTTGCAGGCGCAGACGGTGGAAACGGCCACGCAGGCGGCGCAAGCCTTGCCGGAAGCGGGCCGCATCGCCGCCATCTTCACGGCCAAGGATCACGCCTGGCGCAGCATCTTCTGGGTCTGTTTGACGCCGGGCCTGGTGTTTACCATCGGCGCCCTGCTGCTGGCCGAATCGCCGCGCTGGCTGGCGCAACGGGGCCGCATCGCGCAGGCGCGCCAGTCGCTGCTGCGCACGCGATTGCCAGCTGCCGCTGACATCGAACTGCGCGAAATGCAAGACACGCCGGAGAACGCGGCCAAGGCGAGTGGCAAGGCCAGGGATCCGCTGCTGAGCCGCCGCTACGTGCTGCCCTTCCTGCTGGCTTGCCTGATCCTCGCCTGCACGCAGGCGACGGGCATCAATTCCATCCTCGCCTATGTCGTCAATATCCTCAACCAGGCGGGCCTGTCGGGTGCCTCGGCCAACATGGCTGACGTCCTGTTGAAAGTGCTCAATGCCGTGATGACGGTGGTGGCCGTGCTGCTGGTGGACCGCAAGGGCCGCAAATTCCTGCTGATGCTGGGCACGGGCGGCATCGTCATCTCGCTGCTGGCGGCCGGCCTGCTGTTCCGCGGCGCCGAAGCGCACCTGGCCGACGTGCGCCCCGCCATCGCAGCGCAAGTGCAAGCGGACAGCCTGGCCTTGCGCCTCGATGCGGCCACCTTGACAGCCCTGGGCGCGGCGGCCGACGGCACGCCGCAGCAGCTGACCATCGCCTACGCCTACGGCCCGTTCACGAACGTGAAAAGCTTGCGCAGCGATGACCCCGTGCTGCGCCAGGTGTCCATCGCCCGCGAAGACGCCGTGCAGGCCGACAGCGTGATCGGCGTGTTCTTCCGCAAGCTGCACCTGAACCCGTTCGCCGACCCGGCCGCCGGGCGCGAGGCGCCGCTGCGCATCGAGAAGGCCAGCCTGGGTCCCGTGCCCTCGTCCACGCATGGCTGGCTGGTGGCGATTGCCATCTGCGTGTTCGTTTCCAGCTTTGCCGTGGGACCGGGCGTGTGCGTGTGGCTGGCCTTGTCCGAGCTGATGCCAACCCGTATCCGCTCGAACGGCATGAGCATCGCCCTGCTGGTCAACCAGTTCGTCTCGACGGTGATCGCCGCCATCTTCCTGCCGACGGTGGGCTTGCACGGCTATTCGACGCTGTTCTTCTTTGGCGCCGGCTGCACCGTGCTGTACTTCCTGGCGGCCGCGTTTTTATTGCCAGAGACGAAGGGCAAGACCCTGGAAGAGATCGAGGCGCACTTTTCAAAGTAAGCCAAAGTAACCATTTGTAGTAGTCTCCTTTCCAGCCCCGGCCCACAACCGGGGCTGTTTTTTTGCCTGCTGGACAAGTTTACAGGGCTGGCACGCGCGACACTGTACAGTTTTCCTTCTGGAATCCTGGCCGCCTGGGCTAGAATCTGGCTGCGTCGTGCTACTCACGAGGCGGCAATGGCGCCATGACAAAAACCACCAGGAGACACAGTGAGCTTATTTAGAACCAAGAATTTGGATGACATGATTGCCCACAGCAAGAAGCCAGGAGGTCTGGCCAAGGTGCTGGGGCCCTTCGACCTTGTCCTCATGGGCATCGGCGCCATCGTCGGCACCGGCATTTTCGTGCTCACCGGCACGGGCGCGCTGACGGCCGGCCCCGCCTTGTCGCTGTCATTTGTCGTGGCGGCCGTCGCCTGCTGCTTCGCCGCCCTGTGCTACGCGGAATTCGCCTCCACCGTGCCCGTGGCCGGCTCCATCTACACCTACAGCTATGCCACCCTGGGCGAGCTGGCCGCCTGGATGATAGGCTGGGACTTGCTGCTCGAATACGGCCTGGCCGCGGCCGCCGTCTCCGTCGGCTGGTCCGGCTATTTCCAGTCGCTGCTGTCGGGCTTTGGCATCGCCTTGCCCGTGGCCCTGACGGCCGCACCGGGCGCCCTGCCCGGCGTGACGACCTTCATCAACCTGCCGGCCCTCGTCATCATGCTGGCCCTGACTGCCATGCTGGGCTGGGGCGTGCGCGAATCGGCGCGCCTGAACAACATCATGGTGGCCATCAAGGTGGGCGTGGTGCTGCTGTTCATCATCTTCGGCGCGCGCCACGTGCAGCCGGCCAACTGGCAGCCCTACATGCCGTTCGGCTACCACGGCATGCTGAGCGCCGCCGCCCTCGTCTTCTTCGCCTTCATCGGCTTTGACGCCGTCACCTCGGCCGCCGAGGAAGTCAAGAAGCCGTCACGCGACTTGCCAATCGGCATTATCGGCTCGCTGGCCGTGTGCGCCGTGCTGTATGTGGTGGTCTCGGCCATCATGACGGGCATCGTGCCCTATCAAAAATTCCTCGGCGTCGACCATCCCGTCTCGCTCGCCCTGCAGTATGCGGGCGAAAACTGGATCGCCGGCTTCGTCGACCTGGGCGCCATCCTTGGCATGACCACCGTGATCCTGGTGATGGCCTTCGGCCAGACGCGCATCATCTTCGCCATGTCGCGCGACGGCTTGCTGCCTAAGCGCCTGTCGACCGTGCACCCGCGCTTCCACACGCCGTTCTTCGCCACCTGGCTGGTCGGCATCGTGTTTGGCCTGATCGCCGCCGTGATCCCGCTCAACATCCTCGCCGAGCTGATCAACATTGGTACTTTGGCCGCCTTCACCATGGTGTCGATCGCCGTGGTGGTGCTGCGCAAGCGCCGTCCCGACCTGCCGCGCGCCTTCCGCTGCCCTGGCGTGCCATACGTGCCGGCGCTGGCCGTGATCCTGTGCGTGGGCCTGATGACTTTCCTCAGCTGGGTCACCTGGATGGCCTTCAGCATCTGGCTCGTGCTGGGCCTGATCATCTATTTCGGCTACGCGCGCCGCCGTT
It encodes the following:
- a CDS encoding N-acetylglucosamine-6-phosphate deacetylase, which produces MLSGRILTPSGWITGTITFDQRIVQIQEDPAADSALTILPGFIDLHVHGAAGVDIMEGANAGATVAQVHARHGTTALLGTTLTAKEPSILRALQGLAGVIAERPANGARMLGVHLEGPFLNLHRLGAQPPDVVQASLALVQRFHAIAPIKVLTMAPEIPGHLELIPQLAAMGIRVQIGHSAGTYDEGVAALKAGVSGFTHLYNGMTGMTHYDPGMVGAALAHAEYAEIIPDLQHVAKGALRAALRAIPRLYGVTDATSATGMPDGEYGLGTQRVYKCLGCVRLATGSLAGSVLTMDQALRNFVDLGLDLADASNRLSLYPADYLGESERGRLAPGAWADIVVLDSTLQPVSVFVEGAAIDLSTR
- a CDS encoding MFS transporter, which produces MHDTSHKAPVWAMRYLLFIAGMGGLLYGIDIGIIAGALPYLESTASVAWKLTAQQLSFIVAAVLLGSVLSSLFAGALADLLGRRWVMFLAGALFSASIPLIALADGYTPLLLGRLLQGISGGLIGVVVPLYLAECLPAQQRGRGAALFQLLLTIGLVAAALIGLLQAQTVETATQAAQALPEAGRIAAIFTAKDHAWRSIFWVCLTPGLVFTIGALLLAESPRWLAQRGRIAQARQSLLRTRLPAAADIELREMQDTPENAAKASGKARDPLLSRRYVLPFLLACLILACTQATGINSILAYVVNILNQAGLSGASANMADVLLKVLNAVMTVVAVLLVDRKGRKFLLMLGTGGIVISLLAAGLLFRGAEAHLADVRPAIAAQVQADSLALRLDAATLTALGAAADGTPQQLTIAYAYGPFTNVKSLRSDDPVLRQVSIAREDAVQADSVIGVFFRKLHLNPFADPAAGREAPLRIEKASLGPVPSSTHGWLVAIAICVFVSSFAVGPGVCVWLALSELMPTRIRSNGMSIALLVNQFVSTVIAAIFLPTVGLHGYSTLFFFGAGCTVLYFLAAAFLLPETKGKTLEEIEAHFSK
- a CDS encoding amino acid permease, which produces MSLFRTKNLDDMIAHSKKPGGLAKVLGPFDLVLMGIGAIVGTGIFVLTGTGALTAGPALSLSFVVAAVACCFAALCYAEFASTVPVAGSIYTYSYATLGELAAWMIGWDLLLEYGLAAAAVSVGWSGYFQSLLSGFGIALPVALTAAPGALPGVTTFINLPALVIMLALTAMLGWGVRESARLNNIMVAIKVGVVLLFIIFGARHVQPANWQPYMPFGYHGMLSAAALVFFAFIGFDAVTSAAEEVKKPSRDLPIGIIGSLAVCAVLYVVVSAIMTGIVPYQKFLGVDHPVSLALQYAGENWIAGFVDLGAILGMTTVILVMAFGQTRIIFAMSRDGLLPKRLSTVHPRFHTPFFATWLVGIVFGLIAAVIPLNILAELINIGTLAAFTMVSIAVVVLRKRRPDLPRAFRCPGVPYVPALAVILCVGLMTFLSWVTWMAFSIWLVLGLIIYFGYARRRSLLHPPQ